Proteins encoded by one window of Kribbella italica:
- the guaB gene encoding IMP dehydrogenase: protein MDITPSGVPDKFAVLGLTFDDVLLQPNESDVIPSEAITRSRVSRNIEVNIPLLSSAMDTVTEARMAIAMARQGGLGVLHRNLSIEDQAQQVDLVKRSESGMIAQPITIGPDATIGEADALCGQYRISGVPVVDNAGVLVGIVTNRDMRFENNQDRPVREVMTKQPLILGKQGISADDAMALLSKHKVEKLPLVDDAGKLTGLITLKDFVKRDQFPLSTKDETGRLRVGGAIGFFGEAYKRAMTLVEAGVDLLVVDTAHGHSQAQLEIIRKLKADPATRGVDVVGGNVGTRAGAQALVEAGADGVKVGVGPGSICTTRVVSGVGVPQVTAIYEASLACKPAGVPVIGDGGLQYSGDIAKALVAGADTVMLGSLLAGCEESPGDLVFINGKQFKAYRGMGSLGAMQSGGLRKSYSKDRYFQSDVGSDEKLIAEGVEGQVPYRGPLSAVAHQLIGGLRQSMWYCGSRTVAELQDKGRFVRITSAGLQESHPHDIQMTVEAPNYSGR, encoded by the coding sequence ATGGACATCACCCCCTCCGGAGTTCCCGACAAGTTCGCCGTACTCGGTCTGACCTTCGACGACGTGCTGCTGCAGCCCAACGAGTCCGACGTGATCCCGTCGGAGGCGATCACCAGGTCCCGGGTCAGCCGCAACATCGAGGTGAACATCCCGCTGCTGTCCAGCGCGATGGACACCGTCACCGAGGCCCGGATGGCGATCGCGATGGCCCGCCAGGGTGGTCTGGGCGTGCTGCACCGCAACCTGTCGATCGAGGACCAGGCCCAGCAGGTCGACCTGGTCAAGCGCTCGGAGTCCGGCATGATCGCGCAGCCGATCACGATCGGCCCGGACGCCACCATCGGTGAGGCCGACGCCCTGTGCGGGCAGTACCGGATCTCCGGTGTCCCGGTCGTCGACAACGCCGGCGTTCTGGTCGGCATCGTCACCAACCGTGACATGCGGTTCGAGAACAACCAGGACCGCCCGGTCCGCGAGGTGATGACCAAGCAGCCGCTGATCCTCGGCAAGCAGGGCATCTCCGCCGACGACGCGATGGCGCTGCTGAGCAAGCACAAGGTCGAGAAGCTGCCGCTGGTCGACGACGCCGGCAAGCTGACCGGCCTGATCACGCTGAAGGACTTCGTCAAGCGGGACCAGTTCCCGCTGTCCACCAAGGACGAGACCGGCCGGCTGCGCGTCGGTGGCGCGATCGGCTTCTTCGGCGAGGCGTACAAGCGGGCGATGACCCTGGTCGAGGCCGGCGTGGACCTGCTCGTGGTGGACACCGCGCACGGTCACTCCCAGGCCCAGCTGGAGATCATCCGCAAGCTCAAGGCCGACCCGGCCACCCGCGGCGTCGACGTCGTCGGCGGCAACGTCGGCACCCGGGCCGGTGCCCAGGCGCTGGTCGAGGCCGGCGCGGACGGCGTGAAGGTCGGCGTCGGACCGGGCTCGATCTGTACGACGCGCGTCGTGTCCGGCGTCGGCGTCCCGCAGGTCACCGCGATCTACGAGGCGTCCCTGGCCTGCAAGCCGGCCGGCGTCCCGGTGATCGGCGACGGCGGCCTGCAGTACTCCGGTGACATCGCCAAGGCGCTGGTCGCCGGTGCGGACACCGTGATGCTGGGTTCGCTGCTGGCCGGCTGCGAGGAGTCGCCGGGCGACCTCGTGTTCATCAACGGCAAGCAGTTCAAGGCCTACCGCGGGATGGGTTCGCTCGGCGCGATGCAGTCCGGCGGCCTGCGCAAGTCGTACTCCAAGGACCGGTACTTCCAGAGCGACGTCGGCAGCGACGAGAAGCTGATCGCCGAGGGCGTCGAGGGTCAGGTGCCCTACCGCGGCCCGCTGTCGGCCGTCGCGCACCAGCTGATCGGCGGCCTGCGCCAGTCGATGTGGTACTGCGGATCGCGCACCGTCGCCGAGCTCCAGGACAAGGGCCGCTTCGTCCGGATCACCTCGGCCGGCCTGCAGGAGTCGCACCCGCACGACATCCAGATGACGGTCGAGGCGCCGAACTACTCCGGCCGCTGA
- the shbA gene encoding RNA polymerase sigma factor ShbA encodes MTEVQMPHTHDRVELRDLAALAAGGDPGTLNDLLTRVRAVAHRYVRSRLWTYPGGADMVDDVAQEVCVAVFGALGRYRDEGRPFEAFVYGIAARKVADAQRAFAVADLSTPDLPDGADESPTPEEHAVRHSEVQHIVGLLERLPEKLREILRLRVVAGMSAEETGRALGMTPGAVRVAQHRALNTLRGFVGHEAKLERGAGEERHG; translated from the coding sequence GTGACCGAGGTACAAATGCCGCACACCCACGACCGGGTCGAGCTCAGGGATCTGGCCGCGCTGGCGGCCGGTGGGGATCCCGGGACTCTGAACGACCTGCTCACCAGGGTGCGCGCGGTCGCACATCGTTACGTGCGCTCCCGCCTGTGGACCTATCCGGGCGGGGCCGACATGGTCGACGACGTCGCGCAGGAGGTCTGCGTGGCGGTGTTCGGCGCGCTCGGCCGGTACCGCGACGAGGGCCGGCCGTTCGAGGCGTTCGTGTACGGGATCGCGGCCCGCAAGGTCGCCGACGCCCAGCGCGCGTTCGCGGTCGCGGACCTGTCGACGCCGGACCTGCCGGACGGGGCCGACGAGTCCCCGACGCCGGAGGAGCACGCGGTCAGGCACTCCGAGGTCCAGCACATCGTGGGCCTGCTGGAAAGATTGCCGGAGAAACTGCGGGAGATCCTGCGGCTCCGGGTGGTAGCGGGGATGTCAGCCGAGGAGACCGGCCGGGCACTGGGGATGACACCGGGGGCGGTGAGGGTCGCACAGCATCGGGCGTTGAACACGCTCAGGGGGTTTGTGGGGCATGAGGCAAAGCTGGAGCGAGGAGCAGGGGAGGAGCGACATGGCTGA
- the groL gene encoding chaperonin GroEL (60 kDa chaperone family; promotes refolding of misfolded polypeptides especially under stressful conditions; forms two stacked rings of heptamers to form a barrel-shaped 14mer; ends can be capped by GroES; misfolded proteins enter the barrel where they are refolded when GroES binds), with the protein MPKILEFDENARRALERGVDKLANTVKVTLGPKGRYVVLDKKWGAPTITNDGVTVAREVELDDPFENLGAQLAKEVATKTNDVAGDGTTTATVLAQALVHEGLRAVAAGVNPMGLKKGIEAAVEAVSARLIETARPVDDKGDMAHVATISARDAEIGGLIADAFDKVGKDGVITVEESNTFGTELEFTEGMQFDKGFISPYFITDAEAGEAVLDDPYILISQNKISAVADLLPLLEKVVQSGKTLLIIAEDVEAEALSTLVVNKIRGNFTSVAVKAPGFGDRRKAMLEDLAALTGAQVIAPEVGLKLDQVGLEVLGTARRIVVSKDNTTVVEGAGKSDEIEARVNQIKAEIERTDSDWDREKLQERLAKLAGGVCVIKVGAATEVELKEKKHRIEDAVSATRAAIEEGIVAGGGSALVHAASVLEDNLGLEGDELAGVRIVRKSVVEPLRWIAENGGYEGYVVTAKVAELEVGSGFNAATGEYGDLLAQGVLDPVKVTRSALANAGSIAALLLTTETLVVDKPEEEEPAAAGHGHGHGH; encoded by the coding sequence ATGCCGAAGATCCTCGAGTTCGACGAGAACGCGCGGCGCGCCCTGGAGCGTGGCGTCGACAAGCTCGCGAACACGGTGAAGGTGACGCTGGGGCCCAAGGGCCGCTACGTCGTGCTGGACAAGAAGTGGGGCGCCCCGACCATCACCAACGACGGTGTCACCGTCGCCCGTGAGGTCGAGCTGGACGACCCGTTCGAGAACCTCGGCGCGCAGCTGGCCAAGGAGGTCGCCACCAAGACGAACGACGTCGCCGGTGACGGGACCACCACCGCCACGGTGCTGGCCCAGGCGCTCGTGCACGAGGGCCTGCGGGCCGTCGCTGCCGGGGTCAACCCGATGGGGCTCAAGAAGGGCATCGAGGCTGCCGTCGAGGCCGTCTCCGCCCGTCTGATCGAGACCGCCCGCCCGGTCGACGACAAGGGCGACATGGCCCACGTCGCCACCATCTCCGCCCGGGACGCCGAGATCGGCGGCCTGATCGCGGACGCCTTCGACAAGGTCGGCAAGGACGGTGTGATCACCGTCGAGGAGTCGAACACCTTCGGCACCGAGCTCGAGTTCACCGAGGGCATGCAGTTCGACAAGGGCTTCATCTCGCCGTACTTCATCACCGACGCCGAGGCCGGCGAAGCGGTGCTGGACGACCCGTACATCCTGATCAGCCAGAACAAGATCTCCGCCGTCGCGGACCTGCTCCCGCTGCTGGAGAAGGTCGTGCAGTCGGGCAAGACGCTGCTGATCATCGCCGAGGACGTCGAGGCCGAGGCCCTGTCGACCCTGGTGGTCAACAAGATCCGTGGCAACTTCACCTCCGTGGCCGTCAAGGCCCCGGGCTTCGGTGACCGCCGCAAGGCGATGCTGGAGGACCTGGCCGCGCTGACCGGCGCGCAGGTGATCGCTCCCGAGGTCGGGCTGAAGCTCGACCAGGTCGGCCTCGAGGTGCTCGGCACCGCGCGGCGGATCGTCGTGAGCAAGGACAACACCACCGTTGTCGAGGGCGCCGGCAAGTCCGACGAGATCGAGGCCCGGGTCAACCAGATCAAGGCCGAGATCGAGCGCACCGACTCCGACTGGGACCGCGAGAAGCTGCAGGAGCGGCTGGCCAAGCTGGCCGGTGGCGTCTGCGTGATCAAGGTCGGCGCGGCCACCGAGGTCGAGCTGAAGGAGAAGAAGCACCGCATCGAGGACGCCGTCTCGGCGACCCGTGCGGCGATCGAGGAGGGCATCGTCGCCGGTGGCGGCTCCGCTCTCGTCCACGCCGCCTCGGTGCTGGAGGACAACCTGGGCCTGGAGGGCGACGAGCTCGCCGGTGTCCGGATCGTTCGCAAGTCGGTGGTCGAGCCGCTGCGCTGGATCGCCGAGAACGGTGGTTACGAGGGGTACGTCGTGACCGCCAAGGTGGCCGAGCTCGAGGTCGGAAGCGGCTTCAACGCCGCCACCGGTGAGTACGGCGACCTGCTCGCGCAGGGTGTTCTCGACCCGGTCAAGGTGACCCGTTCCGCGCTGGCCAACGCCGGCTCGATCGCGGCCCTGCTCCTCACCACGGAGACCCTGGTCGTCGACAAGCCCGAGGAAGAAGAGCCCGCCGCGGCCGGTCACGGCCACGGCCACGGTCACTGA
- the groES gene encoding co-chaperone GroES, with the protein MSVTIKPLEDRVLVAPLEAEQTTKSGLVIPDTAKEKPQEGEVLATGPGRIDDNGNRVPLDVAVGDKVIYSKYGGTEVKYDGQDYLILGARDILAVVSK; encoded by the coding sequence GTGTCGGTCACGATCAAGCCGCTCGAGGACCGCGTCCTCGTTGCGCCGCTCGAAGCCGAGCAGACCACGAAGTCCGGCCTGGTGATCCCGGACACCGCCAAGGAGAAGCCGCAGGAGGGCGAGGTCCTCGCCACCGGCCCCGGCCGCATCGACGACAACGGCAACCGCGTCCCGCTGGACGTCGCCGTCGGCGACAAGGTCATCTACTCCAAGTACGGCGGCACCGAGGTCAAGTACGACGGCCAGGACTACCTGATCCTGGGCGCCCGCGACATCCTCGCCGTCGTCAGCAAGTGA
- a CDS encoding peptidoglycan-binding domain-containing protein has product MQRNLNYCYGSKLTVDGRYGSRTKAAVAAVQRRHKITADGVYGPQTRSAMNWRLWHPKLGIWSDGCYSPL; this is encoded by the coding sequence CTGCAGCGGAACCTGAACTATTGCTACGGCTCCAAGCTCACCGTCGACGGCCGGTACGGCAGCAGGACCAAGGCGGCGGTCGCGGCGGTCCAGCGCCGGCACAAGATCACCGCGGACGGTGTCTACGGCCCGCAGACCCGGTCCGCGATGAACTGGCGGCTGTGGCACCCGAAGCTCGGGATCTGGAGCGACGGCTGCTACAGCCCGCTGTAA
- a CDS encoding peptidoglycan-binding domain-containing protein, with product MKLSLALKKPSGKAMVAIAALVVSPIAVGVAAAGGHSGTDTPQGAGAPAAATAPEPAPGEVAGPAADLGVRAAAAAAALEQCRSARLVPAGNGWGVPAPSVWESSSTRCNLKYGDDPQRGNERFGDPDTAIRTLQRNLNYCYGSKLTVDGVYGSNTRAIVRQVQRRHKLAADGIYGPQTRSAMNWRLYHSAKGIWSSGCYSSL from the coding sequence ATGAAACTCTCCCTCGCGTTGAAGAAGCCGTCGGGCAAGGCGATGGTCGCGATCGCCGCGCTGGTGGTCAGTCCGATCGCCGTGGGAGTGGCTGCCGCTGGTGGCCACTCCGGCACGGACACCCCGCAGGGCGCGGGCGCACCGGCCGCCGCGACCGCACCCGAGCCGGCGCCTGGTGAGGTCGCCGGGCCGGCCGCCGACCTCGGCGTACGGGCTGCTGCTGCGGCGGCTGCGCTGGAGCAGTGCCGGAGCGCCCGGCTCGTCCCTGCCGGGAACGGGTGGGGCGTACCGGCTCCGTCGGTCTGGGAGAGCAGCAGCACCCGCTGCAACCTGAAGTACGGCGACGACCCGCAGCGCGGCAACGAGCGGTTCGGCGACCCGGACACCGCCATCCGCACGCTCCAGCGGAACCTGAACTACTGCTACGGCTCCAAGCTCACGGTCGACGGCGTGTACGGCAGCAACACCCGCGCGATCGTCAGGCAGGTGCAGAGGCGCCACAAGCTCGCAGCGGACGGCATCTACGGCCCGCAGACCCGTTCGGCGATGAACTGGCGGCTTTACCACTCGGCCAAGGGCATCTGGAGCAGCGGCTGCTACAGCTCGCTGTGA
- a CDS encoding class I SAM-dependent methyltransferase, with translation MTPHSITTLLTSPGSDVLAEACASFTPGGELQLVEKLRRRYDAAVVTAAVTQASLRHRAVAKFGADDAARMYFTPDGLEQSTRTAVAAHRSTRIASAVPGASVIDLGCGIGGDLISAARAGLRVTGVERDPATAAAAAANLVALGLSGEVLLGDAEEQDLSPYEVVFADPARRADGRRVFDHNAYSPPWSFISSLLEGTACVKVAPGIPHDAVPEGVEAEWVSDAGEVKEAALWSGKLHGGAARRATLLPSGASVAVAPEAEVGPVGRYIYEPDGAVVRAGLVTAVAAEVNGWLLDPRIAYVTGPFLVETALASAYEVIEALPYKEKALKSWVRTNDIGTLEIKKRGVEVDPAVLRKKLAPKGSQTATLIITRIGRDAVAYSCRRPG, from the coding sequence GTGACACCCCACTCGATCACCACACTGCTCACCTCACCCGGGTCCGACGTACTGGCCGAGGCCTGTGCGTCCTTCACGCCCGGCGGCGAGCTACAGCTGGTCGAGAAGCTCCGCCGCCGGTACGACGCCGCGGTGGTCACCGCCGCGGTCACGCAGGCGTCGCTGCGGCACCGGGCGGTCGCCAAGTTCGGCGCGGACGACGCGGCCCGGATGTACTTCACCCCGGACGGGCTGGAGCAGTCCACGCGGACCGCGGTCGCCGCACACCGCTCGACCCGGATCGCATCAGCAGTGCCTGGCGCTTCGGTGATCGACCTGGGCTGTGGCATCGGTGGCGACCTCATCAGCGCGGCACGGGCCGGCCTGCGGGTCACCGGCGTCGAGCGCGACCCGGCAACGGCCGCAGCGGCTGCGGCCAACCTGGTTGCGCTGGGCCTGTCCGGTGAGGTGCTGCTGGGCGATGCGGAGGAGCAGGACCTGTCGCCGTACGAGGTGGTGTTCGCTGATCCGGCGCGGCGGGCGGACGGTCGACGGGTGTTCGACCACAACGCGTACTCGCCACCGTGGTCGTTCATCAGCTCGCTGCTGGAGGGCACGGCGTGCGTGAAGGTCGCACCGGGGATCCCGCACGACGCCGTACCGGAGGGGGTCGAGGCGGAGTGGGTGAGCGACGCCGGTGAGGTCAAAGAGGCTGCGCTGTGGTCCGGCAAGCTGCACGGCGGCGCTGCGCGGCGGGCGACGCTGTTGCCGAGTGGCGCTTCGGTTGCTGTCGCGCCAGAGGCTGAGGTGGGGCCGGTCGGCCGGTACATCTATGAGCCGGACGGCGCTGTGGTGCGAGCCGGGTTGGTGACGGCGGTCGCTGCGGAGGTGAACGGCTGGCTGCTGGACCCGCGGATCGCCTACGTGACCGGGCCGTTCCTGGTGGAGACGGCGCTGGCGTCGGCGTACGAGGTGATCGAAGCGCTGCCGTACAAGGAGAAGGCGCTGAAATCGTGGGTGCGGACCAACGACATCGGGACGCTGGAGATCAAGAAGCGTGGGGTCGAGGTGGATCCGGCGGTGCTGCGGAAGAAGCTCGCGCCGAAGGGTTCGCAGACGGCGACGCTGATCATCACGCGGATCGGGCGGGACGCTGTGGCGTACTCGTGCCGGCGTCCGGGCTGA
- a CDS encoding NUDIX hydrolase, producing MRSSETVHATGRVISVRRDQVVPPAGGEAFTRDVVVHPGAVGVVALDENHRMLLVRQYRHPVGYRLLEPPAGLLDVQGEAYRLGAERELWEEAATKAGDWRVLVDAFTSPGLTTEAVRIFLARELSAADEVYDRLHEEADMETVWAPLEDVVKAALAGDLHNPLLVMGSLAAWAALHGEGFDALRPADSPWPAKDH from the coding sequence GTGAGGTCTTCCGAGACCGTGCATGCGACCGGGCGGGTGATTTCTGTGCGGCGGGACCAGGTGGTTCCGCCTGCGGGTGGTGAGGCGTTCACTCGGGACGTGGTCGTGCACCCGGGTGCGGTCGGTGTGGTGGCGCTCGACGAGAACCACCGGATGCTGCTCGTCCGCCAGTACCGGCACCCGGTCGGCTACCGCCTGCTCGAGCCGCCCGCCGGGCTGCTCGACGTCCAGGGTGAGGCTTACCGGCTCGGCGCTGAGCGGGAGCTGTGGGAGGAGGCCGCGACCAAGGCCGGCGACTGGCGGGTCCTCGTGGACGCGTTCACCTCGCCGGGGCTGACGACCGAGGCGGTGCGGATCTTCCTCGCGCGGGAGCTCTCGGCGGCCGACGAGGTGTACGACCGGCTGCACGAGGAAGCCGACATGGAGACGGTCTGGGCGCCGCTCGAGGACGTCGTGAAGGCGGCGCTGGCCGGCGACCTGCACAACCCGCTCCTGGTCATGGGTTCGCTGGCCGCCTGGGCCGCACTCCACGGCGAAGGCTTCGACGCGCTCCGCCCCGCCGACTCCCCCTGGCCCGCCAAAGACCACTAG
- a CDS encoding CTP synthase: MDRASNSQQTKHVFVTGGVASSLGKGLTASSLGSLLTARGIRVTMQKLDPYLNVDPGTMNPFQHGEVFVTNDGAETDLDIGHYERFLDRDLSQVANVTTGQIYSSVIAKERRGEYLGDTVQVIPHITNEIKDRMLAMAGPDVDVVLHEIGGTVGDIESLPFLEAARQVRHDVGRDNVFFLHISLVPYMAPSGELKTKPTQHSVAALRSIGIQPDAIVCRADRPIPDAVKRKISLMCDVDEEAVVAAVDSPSIYDIPKVLHSEALDAYVVRRLNLPFRDVDWTRWDELLRVVHHPKDQVTVALVGKYIDLPDAYLSVAEALRAGGFDNDAKVNLRWVASDEAATPEAAAKLLGDVDAICIPGGFGVRGIEGKIGAIRFAREAGIPILGLCLGLQCMVIEVARDLAGLIDANSSEFDPDATQPVVATMEEQKHIVSGSGDLGGTMRLGLYPANLADGSIVRDLYGAPSVQERHRHRYEVNNAYRDKLENAGLVFSGLSPDNELVEFIELDKAMHPFFVATQAHPELRSRPTKPHPLFSGLIAAALVRQRESRLPVEEVPATKEPVKAGATKAKAR, from the coding sequence GTGGACAGGGCTTCGAATTCCCAGCAGACCAAGCACGTATTCGTCACCGGCGGCGTGGCCTCCAGTCTCGGCAAGGGGCTGACAGCGTCCAGCCTCGGCAGTCTGCTGACGGCACGGGGCATCCGGGTGACCATGCAGAAGCTGGATCCGTACCTCAACGTGGATCCCGGCACGATGAACCCGTTCCAGCACGGCGAGGTGTTCGTCACCAACGACGGCGCCGAGACCGACCTGGACATCGGGCACTACGAGCGCTTCCTCGACCGCGACCTGTCGCAGGTCGCCAACGTGACCACCGGGCAGATCTACAGCTCGGTGATCGCCAAGGAGCGCCGCGGCGAGTACCTGGGCGACACCGTCCAGGTGATCCCGCACATCACCAACGAGATCAAGGACCGGATGCTGGCGATGGCCGGCCCGGACGTCGACGTGGTGCTGCACGAGATCGGCGGCACGGTCGGCGACATCGAGTCGCTGCCGTTCCTCGAGGCGGCCCGGCAGGTGCGGCACGACGTCGGCCGCGACAACGTGTTCTTCCTGCACATCTCGCTGGTGCCGTACATGGCACCCAGCGGTGAGCTGAAGACCAAGCCGACCCAGCACTCGGTCGCCGCGCTGCGCTCGATCGGTATCCAGCCCGACGCGATCGTCTGCCGCGCCGACCGGCCGATCCCGGACGCGGTCAAGCGCAAGATCTCGCTGATGTGCGACGTCGACGAGGAGGCCGTGGTGGCCGCCGTCGACTCGCCGAGCATCTACGACATCCCGAAGGTGCTGCACTCCGAGGCGCTCGACGCGTACGTCGTACGGCGGCTGAACCTGCCGTTCCGCGACGTCGACTGGACCCGCTGGGACGAGCTGCTGCGGGTCGTGCACCACCCGAAGGACCAGGTCACCGTCGCGCTGGTCGGCAAGTACATCGACCTGCCGGACGCGTACCTGTCGGTCGCCGAGGCATTGCGCGCGGGTGGGTTCGACAACGATGCCAAGGTGAACCTGCGCTGGGTCGCCTCCGATGAGGCGGCCACGCCCGAGGCGGCCGCGAAGCTGCTCGGCGACGTGGACGCGATCTGCATCCCCGGTGGGTTCGGCGTGCGCGGGATCGAGGGGAAGATCGGCGCGATCCGCTTTGCGCGTGAGGCCGGGATCCCGATCCTCGGGCTGTGCCTGGGCCTGCAGTGCATGGTGATCGAGGTCGCCCGCGACCTGGCCGGCCTGATCGACGCGAACTCCAGCGAGTTCGACCCGGACGCCACGCAGCCGGTGGTGGCGACGATGGAGGAGCAGAAGCACATCGTCTCCGGCTCCGGCGACCTCGGCGGCACGATGCGCCTCGGCCTCTACCCGGCGAACCTGGCCGACGGGTCGATCGTCCGCGACCTGTACGGCGCTCCGTCGGTGCAGGAGCGGCACCGGCACCGCTACGAGGTCAACAACGCGTACCGGGACAAGCTGGAGAACGCCGGGCTGGTGTTCTCCGGGCTGTCGCCGGACAACGAGCTGGTCGAGTTCATCGAGCTGGACAAGGCAATGCACCCGTTCTTCGTCGCCACCCAGGCCCACCCGGAACTGCGATCGCGCCCGACCAAGCCGCACCCGCTCTTCTCCGGCCTGATCGCTGCGGCCCTGGTCCGCCAGCGCGAGTCCCGCCTGCCGGTCGAGGAGGTCCCCGCCACCAAGGAGCCGGTCAAGGCCGGCGCCACCAAGGCCAAGGCCCGATGA